A genomic region of Leishmania braziliensis MHOM/BR/75/M2904 complete genome, chromosome 33 contains the following coding sequences:
- a CDS encoding putative trans-splicing factor: protein MDEGFDAHVTAATLEEIPAYEENEVTLLSDDDALRYDSVTEVTKLLRSSYLSGMLRRLSDYEQTIGRGKNSIPSDDPEYQYVSDCSSLVLRIEVEKSRVHVFLRAQYSIRFPELDMFFSDSVLYAKVVKVIQNNVDFSSVVTQLDELLPSQLLVVVVACASTTSGRELSPEELSRVLEACEELENLEMAKQTFLEYIQCSMPLICPNLCAFLGTGITSQLFAISGSVAKLSIMDPADLARLGSRRSNDSGIAIKTTGFLSNCDLVANLPPQLRPKALRLVASVTLTLARIDANRRASTNYEGVRERRLTCNRMRAWLDPPVLRGAGHNMYERRGRKRRRAS, encoded by the coding sequence ATGGACGAAGGTTTTGATGCGCATGTGACGGCTGCCACGCTTGAAGAGATCCCGGCGTACGAGGAGAACGAAGTGACGCTGCTCAGCGACGATGATGCACTTCGGTACGATAGCGTTACGGAGGTCACGAAGTTACTCCGCTCGTCTTACCTGAGCGGGATGCTACGTAGGTTGAGTGACTACGAGCAGACGATCGGCCGCGGCAAGAACTCCATTCCATCAGACGATCCCGAGTACCAGTACGTGTCGGACTGCAgctcgctggtgctgcgcatcgAAGTGGAGAAGAGTCGTGTGCACGTCTTTCTGCGTGCCCAGTACAGCATACGCTTCCCGGAGCTCGACATGTTCTTCTCAGACAGTGTTCTTTACGCCAAGGTGGTCAAAGTAATCCAAAACAACGTTGATTTCAGTTCCGTCGTGACCCAGTTGGACGAGCTTCTCCCAtcccagctgctggtggtggtggtggcgtgcgCCTCCACGACGTCTGGTCGAGAGTTGTCTCCGGAGGAGCTGAGTCGTGTATTGGAGGCATGCGAAGAGCTCGAGAACCTCGAGATGGCGAAGCAAACATTCCTCGAATATATCCAGTGCTCGATGCCGCTCATCTGCCCCAACCTCTGCGCATTCCTCGGCACTGGTATCACGTCGCAGCTCTTCGCCATATCGGGGAGCGTAGCCAAGCTGTCGATAATGGACCCCGCCGATCTGGCGAGGCTCGGTAGTCGACGCTCAAACGACAGCGGCATTGCCATAAAGACAACTGGATTCCTTAGTAACTGTGACCTGGTGGCGAACTTGCCACCCCAGCTTCGGCCTAAAGCACTGCGCTTGGTAGCGAGCGTGACACTGACGCTAGCGAGAATTGATGCGAACCGGCGCGCATCAACCAACTACGAAGGGGTTCGTGAGCGCCGGCTAACGTGTAACCGGATGCGTGCTTGGTTGGATCCACCGGTGCTGCGTGGCGCCGGTCACAACATGTATGAGCGTCGCGGCCGAAAGCGTCGACGCGCGAGCTAG